A single region of the Oceanispirochaeta sp. genome encodes:
- a CDS encoding pallilysin-related adhesin, with protein sequence MKSRYLILPLLFLLLISCSDKNEENLNRNPRVINPVIYEDNSISESNKENAIDDMSYLVPMIDLPLDEYAQKIQDINLDNDTEEEQIILTRKSENEDSHLKLYIADYNNETMRYQTALEQDILVDHMEGLSILIQDITGNQLNEVLITGFDIAGLHTLDAFRIQTLGGAEGLKYREIISLAVNGTIDIETEERSQNYKSGQMTWESFPIITEASDESEDDLDLIKTVYKWNSTAFKYQQVSVSKIPGVTIREENLKKLYRGNLDDFKGFLSGPWFRVSDLNQTEQPFMQEILYFHPEESQVIFTVDDVQEIYEWSDTYRTIFKGIYIQSENQLIKSLRRDIYITIEDMDSIRVKIQGTTEWGGFYEPVSISFQQGLIHNDILKPADEMMELSGLFKSSRGIEMYLDYPFFTEKTTDGKSRKGVLTFYNLYGTNVLQMRYQKENGNLEKRSIYKADFNVTSDSTRIIRTLTLEPGMLTVSGFNQEQGDSLHFEQIEIKESGES encoded by the coding sequence ATGAAGAGTCGATATTTAATTCTACCCCTGTTATTTCTCCTTTTGATATCCTGCAGTGATAAAAATGAGGAAAATCTGAATAGGAATCCCCGGGTCATCAATCCCGTCATATACGAAGACAACAGTATCAGTGAATCAAACAAAGAGAATGCGATTGATGACATGTCCTATCTGGTCCCAATGATCGATTTGCCCCTTGATGAATATGCACAGAAAATTCAGGATATAAATCTGGACAACGATACAGAGGAAGAGCAGATAATTCTGACTCGTAAATCTGAAAATGAAGATTCTCACTTGAAACTCTATATAGCTGACTACAATAACGAAACCATGCGCTATCAGACAGCCCTTGAGCAGGACATCCTTGTAGACCATATGGAAGGACTCAGCATCCTTATTCAGGATATTACAGGAAATCAGCTGAATGAGGTTCTGATCACAGGTTTTGACATTGCAGGTCTCCATACCCTGGATGCATTCAGGATTCAAACACTGGGAGGAGCTGAAGGATTAAAATACAGGGAAATTATCTCTCTAGCCGTCAATGGCACCATTGATATAGAAACAGAAGAGAGGTCTCAGAATTATAAATCCGGACAGATGACATGGGAAAGCTTTCCTATCATCACTGAAGCCAGTGATGAAAGTGAAGACGATCTGGACCTGATTAAAACTGTATATAAATGGAATAGTACGGCATTTAAATATCAACAAGTTTCGGTATCCAAAATTCCTGGTGTTACTATCAGAGAAGAAAATCTTAAAAAACTGTACAGAGGAAATCTTGACGATTTCAAAGGCTTTTTAAGCGGCCCCTGGTTTAGAGTCAGTGACTTGAACCAGACAGAACAGCCTTTTATGCAGGAGATCCTTTATTTTCATCCAGAGGAATCTCAGGTTATATTTACGGTTGATGATGTACAGGAAATCTATGAGTGGAGTGATACTTACCGAACAATTTTCAAAGGAATTTATATTCAATCCGAGAATCAGCTCATCAAAAGCCTGAGACGTGATATTTATATCACCATAGAAGACATGGATTCCATCCGAGTCAAAATCCAGGGAACGACCGAATGGGGCGGATTCTATGAACCAGTCAGTATCTCTTTTCAACAGGGGTTGATACACAATGACATACTCAAACCTGCTGATGAAATGATGGAGCTCAGCGGTCTGTTTAAAAGCAGCCGCGGGATAGAAATGTATCTTGATTATCCCTTCTTTACCGAAAAAACGACTGACGGAAAAAGCAGAAAGGGAGTGCTTACATTTTATAATCTGTACGGTACGAATGTACTCCAGATGCGCTATCAAAAAGAAAACGGTAATCTTGAAAAACGATCCATCTACAAAGCAGATTTCAATGTTACCAGTGATAGTACAAGAATCATTAGAACCCTGACACTGGAGCCGGGTATGCTGACTGTCTCCGGATTCAACCAGGAACAGGGAGATAGTCTCCATTTTGAACAGATTGAAATCAAGGAATCCGGGGAATCCTGA
- a CDS encoding DHHA1 domain-containing protein, producing the protein MTLKEICEHLIHEDNYILTSHEAPDGDAIGSEIVLYSILKYLKKKVIILNSDATEQKYGYMDIDNVIQFITPGDKLPRNLSEKTLIVMDTEPDNIGHLSGVLNEAMFSGIVYDTGSFIYPKTTAKTFDIAHKLVKNGARPNFVYSHLYESKSTESLKLRTMVGSTMSLHFNDHVAYQYMDRKTLLESGAKYEESQEIVNIPLQCNEVRVSIFIKENAEGQARCSIRTKNEIDCLPIVSHFHGGGHPTAAGFKLKTSVEEVRREVLEFFASLFT; encoded by the coding sequence ATGACATTAAAAGAAATTTGTGAGCATCTGATCCATGAGGATAACTATATTCTAACGAGCCATGAAGCACCTGATGGTGATGCGATCGGTTCCGAAATTGTGTTGTATAGCATACTAAAATATTTGAAAAAAAAAGTTATTATTCTGAATTCGGATGCCACAGAGCAGAAGTACGGTTATATGGATATTGATAATGTAATCCAGTTTATAACACCGGGAGACAAGCTCCCCCGGAATCTCTCAGAGAAGACACTGATTGTTATGGATACGGAACCGGATAACATAGGACATCTTTCAGGAGTCCTGAATGAGGCAATGTTCTCAGGCATTGTGTATGATACTGGTTCCTTCATATATCCCAAAACAACAGCAAAAACATTTGATATTGCACACAAATTGGTAAAAAACGGGGCCAGGCCGAATTTTGTTTACTCCCATCTTTATGAGAGTAAATCGACGGAGTCTCTGAAACTGAGAACCATGGTAGGATCAACCATGTCTCTCCATTTTAATGATCACGTAGCCTATCAATATATGGATAGGAAGACCCTCCTTGAGTCGGGTGCTAAATACGAAGAGTCCCAGGAAATCGTCAATATTCCTTTACAGTGTAATGAAGTGAGAGTCTCTATTTTCATTAAAGAAAATGCAGAAGGCCAGGCCCGTTGTTCCATCAGAACCAAAAACGAAATTGACTGCCTTCCCATCGTCTCCCATTTCCATGGAGGAGGACATCCCACGGCAGCCGGATTCAAATTGAAGACATCCGTAGAAGAAGTTCGCCGTGAGGTGCTTGAATTCTTTGCTTCCTTATTTACATAA